The nucleotide sequence GAGGTGAGCCGCCCCACCTGCCGAgccccctgtcccctcccctccccacatcctCTGGACCCCCAGCCCTCCCGCTCCACCCAGCCACAGCCTCCATGACCCGCCACAGTTTATCGGACAGACGGGCACCGTGCACCGCATCACGGACCGTGGGGATGTGCGTGTGCAGTTCGGCCATGAGACCCGCTGGACCTTCCATCCTGGGGCTCTCACCAAGGTGCATGGGGGGCTGGGCTGAGCCCCGTCTGTTCGCTTCTGCACCCCCTCCACGTACCTGATCGGCTCTGGGAATGCCTTTCTCCAGCCCTGAGGGAACAGGGGAGGGCTTTGTGGGGTCCAGAGGGGCTGAGTTCCACAGAGGGGATCCAGGCATGAAGGGACACACAGGTGGGTGAGGCGCCTGCTGGGGGCtggtggaggctgggggctggcagCCCAGACTCCGGCCTTAACCTGCTGGCCTCAGGAAGCCACTGCTGCATTACAGGTGGGAGGTGATCTTCTAAAATGCTCCCCGTGGGTGTGGTGTGGGGAGCACGTGGGGACAGTGGAAAGGCCCTTTAGGAAGAGGTTGGGGACAGTGGTGGGCACAGTGAACTCTGGGAAGCAGGGTTGTGCGGATAGGGGCCCTGGGTGGAGGCATGTACTCCTAGAGCTCAGCTCTGGACCTGGAGTCCTGGccccagggggttggggggggtatCATAAGTCCCATGGTTTGCAGAGTAAGTCTTGCATAGAGGAGGGCACAGGTGGGGATGTAGCCAGGAAAGgtttggggatgggggaggagtgGCTCCTGACCCCCACTCCCATGGCAGTCTGACCCTGCCCCCTGGTTGTACcagggccccacccccaccccctgtgccTGTCTTGACTGGCCTCGGCCATGCATCAGTGTGTAGGGACAGGCCCGCCTTGACCTTCACCCCAGAGTTGGCTTTAGTCTGGTCTGGATGCCACTGCCTGGCTGTCTCTCTGGCTGTCACCCTCATGGCTCCGGGGCTGGCCACCCAGGACTGCCCTGGTCACGTGTGACCCTCATCCAGCtctgaggcaggggctggggtcaAGTTCAGGTCTGCCTGTCCTGTGGAGCTCAGTGAGGGTGCCCTCCTGCTCCAGGGCCCTGGGCAGCCACACTTGCCTGGGGGTGCTCCTCACgtgcctctctctgtcactcaGCACAATGCCTTCTGGGTGGGCGATGTGGTGCGGGTCATCGACGACCTTGACACAGTGAAGCGGCTGCAGGCCGGGCACGGCGAGTGGACAGATGACATGGCCCCTGTGAGTGCCCcggctcccacccccacccccctccctccctcccctgtgggAGGCCTGCCTATGACCCTGCTCTCTCCCGATTCAGGCCCTGGGCCGCATCGGGAAGGTGGTGAAAGTTTTCAGAGACGGTAACCTGCGCGTGGCGGTCGGTGGTCAGCTGTGGACCTTCAGCCCCTCCTGCCTGGTGGCCTACCGGCCCGAGGAGGATGCCAACCTTGATGTGGCTGAGCGCGCCAGGGAGAACAAAAGTGCGTGTGCCCAGCTTGGGTGGCCGGCGGGAGGCAGGGCCACCCCTGGCCGCCACTTAACTTGagccctgccccacccaggctccctgagtgTCGCCCTGGACAAGCTTCGAGCCCAGAAGAGTGACCTCGAGCACCCAGGGAGACTGGTGGTGGAGGTGGCCCTGGGCAGTATGGCTGGAGCTCTGGACCTGCTGAGGAGGCACCCAGAGCAGGCGAGCTCCCGACGCCCTGCCCGTCCTCCCTTTAgccagccccagggagaggggaagagggccGGGGACTGACCTGCAGGCTCTCCTGGCAGGTGGACACCAAGAACCAGGGCAGGACTGCCCTGCAGGTGGCCGCCTACCTTGGCCAGGTAGAGCTGGTGCGGCTGCTGCTACAGGCACGGGCGGGCACGGACCTGCCGGACGAGGAGGGCAACACGGCACTGCACTACGCCGCCCTGGGGTGAGGCCCGCACAGGGACGCggtgggggctgggtggcccGCAGGTCCAGCCAGTGGGCATCGGGCCCCTCCTGCTTCCTCTTCTGTCAGGAACCAGCCTGAGGCTGCCCGGTTGCTCCTGAGCTCTGGGTGCGGGGCCAATGCCCTGAACAGCACCCGGAGCGCAGCCTTGCACGTGGCCGTGCAgaggggcttcctggaggtggtgagGGTCCTCTGTGAACGCGGCTGTGATGTCAACCTGCCTGTAAGTGCTGGGTCCCCTGGCTCTGGCCCCGGGGTCAAGGATACGGCGGCATTTATCTTCCTGCCAAGTGACTGCTTCGCCCCTCCCCCCCGGCAGGACGCCCATGCCGACACACCGCTGCACTGTGCCATCTCGGCGGGTGCTGGCGCCAGTGGCATCGTGGAGGTCCTCACTGAGGTGCCGGGCATCGATGTCACTGCCACTAACAGCCAGGGGTTCACCCTGCTGCACCATGCATCCCTCAAGGGCCACACACTGTGAGTCTGGGGGGGCAAAGCCAGTGGCCAGGTTCCCGTGGTGCTGCTGGGCCACTCTGGGGCCGCTCCGGACCCCAGGCATGTGTCTCCGCTCCCCCAGGGCCGTCAGGAGGATTCTCGCTCGCGCGCGACAGCTGGTGGATGCCAAGAAGGAGGATGGCTTCACGGCCTTGCACCTGGCTGCCCTCAACAACCACCGGGAGGTGGCCCAGATTCTCATCAGAGAGGTGTGGACCCAGGGCCCTGGACCAGCCCGGGGGCGTGGCGGGGGCGGTAGGGCCCATCTGGGGTCTCTGGGCTGAGCCCGTGCCCGGCCCCTTCCCTCCTCAGGGCCGCTGTGATGTGAATGTCCGCAACCGGAAGCTCCAGTCCCCACTGCACCTGGCTGTGCAGCAGGCGCACGTGGGGCTGGTGCCGCTGCTGGTCGACGCGGGCTGCAGCGTCAACGCCGAGGATGAGGAGGGGGACACGGCCTTGCACGTGGCACTGCGGCGTCATCAGCTGCTGCCCCTGGCGGCTGATGGGGCCGGGGGGGACCCGGGGCCCTTGCAGCTGTTGTCCAGGGTGAGGAAATGTGCATCTGGGTGAGGAGGTGGGCCCTAGTGCCCGGCTGCAGGCAACAGGCAGGGTCTGAGGGGCTGTCCGCCTCCACTGTGGGTGTCTGACCAGGGAGCCCGGCCTTCTTGGGGGTGGGTTAGTTTCGGGGGCTGTGGTTTGCCAGAGGCATTTTCTGCGACCCAGTCACTGCAGCGTGGCCTGACCAGCCCGGAAAAGGGGATGGGGCCCCGTGTGGCCGGGGTTCTCTGGGAACTCAGCCCCTGCTGTCGGGCGCttttcctgcctgcctccctcctgttCCAGCGGCCTCAGACGGCGAGGGGGTGCCGGTGCCTCGGACCCGAGGCCCCGGGCAGCCGGGTGCTGGGAGAGCCTCCCCGCAGGCCAGCGGGCCGGCCCTGGAGCCTGCTCCGGCGCCCGTCCTCACCGGCCTCTGTCTGCCGCGCAGCTACAGGCCTCGGGCCTCCCGGGCAGCGGGGAGCTGACGGTGGGCGCGGCGGTCGCATGCTTCCTGGCGCTGGAGGGTGCGGACGTGAGCTACGCCAACCACCGCGGCCGGAGCCCTCTGGACCTGGCCGCCGAGGCCCGCGTGCTCAAGGCCCTGCAGGGCTGCGCGCAGCGCTTCCGGTGAGcccggcggggtggggggcggtcccTGGCGCCTCGGGGCCCTTTCAAGCCCCCTCCTCCAACCGCAGGGAGCGGCACGCTGGCGGCAGCGGGGGCACGGCCTCGGGCCCGAGGCTGGTGCTCGGCACCCCCAACACCGTGACGAACCTGCACGTGGCCGCGCCGTCGGGGCCCGAGGCCGCCGAGTGCCTGGTGTGCTCGGAACTAGCGCTGCTGGTGCTGTTCTCGCCGTGCCAGCACCGCACGGTGTGCGAGGGTGAGTGcgggtgtgtgtgcgcgcgcgagGGTGAGTGTGGGGGTGTGAGTGCGGGTGTGCACGAGGGTAAgtgcgggggtgtg is from Zalophus californianus isolate mZalCal1 chromosome 4, mZalCal1.pri.v2, whole genome shotgun sequence and encodes:
- the MIB2 gene encoding E3 ubiquitin-protein ligase MIB2 isoform X3 encodes the protein MDPDPQAGVQVGMRVVRGVDWKWGQQDGGEGGVGTVVELGRHGSPSTPDRTVVVQWDHGTRTNYRAGYQGAHDLLLYDNAQIGVRHPNIICDCCKKHGLRGMRWKCRVCFDYDLCTQCYMHNKHDLAHAFERYETAHSRPVTLSPRQGLPRVPLRGIFQGAKVVRGPDWEWGSQDGGEGKPGRVVDIRGWDVETGRSVASVTWADGTTNVYRVGHKGKVDLKCVGEAAGGFYYKEHLPRLGKPAELQRRVSADGQPFQHGDKVKCLLDTDILREMQEGHGGWNPRMAEHNAFWVGDVVRVIDDLDTVKRLQAGHGEWTDDMAPALGRIGKVVKVFRDGNLRVAVGGQLWTFSPSCLVAYRPEEDANLDVAERARENKSSLSVALDKLRAQKSDLEHPGRLVVEVALGSMAGALDLLRRHPEQVDTKNQGRTALQVAAYLGQVELVRLLLQARAGTDLPDEEGNTALHYAALGNQPEAARLLLSSGCGANALNSTRSAALHVAVQRGFLEVVRVLCERGCDVNLPDAHADTPLHCAISAGAGASGIVEVLTEVPGIDVTATNSQGFTLLHHASLKGHTLAVRRILARARQLVDAKKEDGFTALHLAALNNHREVAQILIREGRCDVNVRNRKLQSPLHLAVQQAHVGLVPLLVDAGCSVNAEDEEGDTALHVALRRHQLLPLAADGAGGDPGPLQLLSRLQASGLPGSGELTVGAAVACFLALEGADVSYANHRGRSPLDLAAEARVLKALQGCAQRFRERHAGGSGGTASGPRLVLGTPNTVTNLHVAAPSGPEAAECLVCSELALLVLFSPCQHRTVCEECARRMKKCIRCQVVIGKKLRPDGTEVASATPAPGPPRQLVEELQSRYRQMEERITCPICIDSHIRLVFQCGHGACAPCGAALSACPICRQPIRDRIQIFV
- the MIB2 gene encoding E3 ubiquitin-protein ligase MIB2 isoform X1; translation: MDPDPQAGVQVGMRVVRGVDWKWGQQDGGEGGVGTVVELGRHGSPSTPDRTVVVQWDHGTRTNYRAGYQGAHDLLLYDNAQIGVRHPNIICDCCKKHGLRGMRWKCRVCFDYDLCTQCYMHNKHDLAHAFERYETAHSRPVTLSPRQGLPRVPLRGIFQGAKVVRGPDWEWGSQDGGEGKPGRVVDIRGWDVETGRSVASVTWADGTTNVYRVGHKGKVDLKCVGEAAGGFYYKEHLPRLGKPAELQRRVSADGQPFQHGDKVKCLLDTDILREMQEGHGGWNPRMAEFIGQTGTVHRITDRGDVRVQFGHETRWTFHPGALTKHNAFWVGDVVRVIDDLDTVKRLQAGHGEWTDDMAPALGRIGKVVKVFRDGNLRVAVGGQLWTFSPSCLVAYRPEEDANLDVAERARENKSSLSVALDKLRAQKSDLEHPGRLVVEVALGSMAGALDLLRRHPEQVDTKNQGRTALQVAAYLGQVELVRLLLQARAGTDLPDEEGNTALHYAALGNQPEAARLLLSSGCGANALNSTRSAALHVAVQRGFLEVVRVLCERGCDVNLPDAHADTPLHCAISAGAGASGIVEVLTEVPGIDVTATNSQGFTLLHHASLKGHTLAVRRILARARQLVDAKKEDGFTALHLAALNNHREVAQILIREGRCDVNVRNRKLQSPLHLAVQQAHVGLVPLLVDAGCSVNAEDEEGDTALHVALRRHQLLPLAADGAGGDPGPLQLLSRLQASGLPGSGELTVGAAVACFLALEGADVSYANHRGRSPLDLAAEARVLKALQGCAQRFRERHAGGSGGTASGPRLVLGTPNTVTNLHVAAPSGPEAAECLVCSELALLVLFSPCQHRTVCEECARRMKKCIRCQVVIGKKLRPDGTEVASATPAPGPPRQLVEELQSRYRQMEERITCPICIDSHIRLVFQCGHGACAPCGAALSACPICRQPIRDRIQIFV
- the MIB2 gene encoding E3 ubiquitin-protein ligase MIB2 isoform X2, with product MDPDPQAGVQVGMRVVRGVDWKWGQQDGGEGGVGTVVELGRHGSPSTPDRTVVVQWDHGTRTNYRAGYQGAHDLLLYDNAQIGVRHPNIICDCCKKHGLRGMRWKCRVCFDYDLCTQCYMHNKHDLAHAFERYETAHSRPVTLSPRQGLPRVPLRGIFQGAKVVRGPDWEWGSQDGGEGKPGRVVDIRGWDVETGRSVASVTWADGTTNVYRVGHKGKVDLKCVGEAAGGFYYKEHLPRLGKPAELQRRVSADGQPFQHGDKVKCLLDTDILREMQEGHGGWNPRMAETGTVHRITDRGDVRVQFGHETRWTFHPGALTKHNAFWVGDVVRVIDDLDTVKRLQAGHGEWTDDMAPALGRIGKVVKVFRDGNLRVAVGGQLWTFSPSCLVAYRPEEDANLDVAERARENKSSLSVALDKLRAQKSDLEHPGRLVVEVALGSMAGALDLLRRHPEQVDTKNQGRTALQVAAYLGQVELVRLLLQARAGTDLPDEEGNTALHYAALGNQPEAARLLLSSGCGANALNSTRSAALHVAVQRGFLEVVRVLCERGCDVNLPDAHADTPLHCAISAGAGASGIVEVLTEVPGIDVTATNSQGFTLLHHASLKGHTLAVRRILARARQLVDAKKEDGFTALHLAALNNHREVAQILIREGRCDVNVRNRKLQSPLHLAVQQAHVGLVPLLVDAGCSVNAEDEEGDTALHVALRRHQLLPLAADGAGGDPGPLQLLSRLQASGLPGSGELTVGAAVACFLALEGADVSYANHRGRSPLDLAAEARVLKALQGCAQRFRERHAGGSGGTASGPRLVLGTPNTVTNLHVAAPSGPEAAECLVCSELALLVLFSPCQHRTVCEECARRMKKCIRCQVVIGKKLRPDGTEVASATPAPGPPRQLVEELQSRYRQMEERITCPICIDSHIRLVFQCGHGACAPCGAALSACPICRQPIRDRIQIFV